The stretch of DNA GGGGCGGCCGCCGGCCTTGCCGCCATCAATTCGGTCGGAAATCTCGGCGGCTTCGTCGCCCAGAACGTCGTGCCCTGGATCAAGGATGAGAGCGGCAGCACGATCGCGCCGATGTTCTTCCTGGCGGCCTGCCTTGCCGCCGGCGCCCTCCTGGTCTTCTTCGTCACGCGTCAGCTGTCGAGCCGGGAGCCTCCGGTGGCGCCGAGCCGGGTCTGAGGGCTTCAGCCGGTCAGCGTGAAAGCGTCGCTTTCGCCGGGAACGAGTTCCAGCGGCCAGATCCGGTTGCGGGCGCCCTGCGGATAGTGCTCGGCATAGGCCGGCATGCTGGCGAGCAGGGTTTCGCCGAGCTGGGCGCCGAGATCGCGCAGCGACATGCGGAAGGAGGTCAGCGACGGCTGCAGGAAATGGGTGCGCGGCTCCTCGCGGAAGCCGACGACGGCAAGGTCGCGGCCGGGAACGATGCCGGCTTCGGCCAGCCGGCGGTAAAGCCCGATCGCCATCAGTTCATGGATCAGGATGATCGCGGTCGGCCGCTCGTCGATCATCAGCAGTTCGTGGCCGGCCTGATAGCCGCCCTGTTCGCTCGACTTGACCCGGATGACCAGCGCCGGGTCGAAGGCAAGGCCGTGGCGCTGCAGCGCCTGGCGGTAACTGTCGAGGAAGATATAGCCGAGGTTGATATCGGAGGAGGGGGCGGCCACCGCGATCCGCCGATGGCCCTTGGCGACCAGCCGGTCGACGCCGCGCGCCGCCACGCCCTCGAAATCGAGATCCATCCAGGTATAGCTGCCGCCCGACGCGCTGCGGCCGAGCGCCACGAAGGGGATGCGGGCCTTTTCCAGAAGCTCGATGCGCCGGTCGGTGCGCCGCGTCGCCGAGATGATCAGCGCGTCGACCAGGCGGCGCGCCACCATGCGCTTCAGATATTCGTGCGGATCCTCGTCGTCAGGGCAGGGCAGCATGACCAGATCGAGCTTGTGGCGGGAAAAAACGCTCTGCAGCCCGTCGGTGACGCCGAGGAAAAAGTCGTCGCTGTTTTCGACCGTCTCGCGGCTCACTTCCAGCATCAGCCCGATGACGTTGGTCATGCCCTGGCGCAGGCTGCGGCCCGACTGGTTGGCGACGTATCCGAGTTCTTCGGCGGCGGCGAGCACGCGCCGGCGCGTTTCGTCATTGACGTCGGGCTTGCCGTTCAGCGCTCGGGACACGGTGCCGATCGAAATGTCGAGATGCTCGGCGAGCTGGCGAATTCCCTTCATCTCTGGCGATCTTCCTCCCTTTGCGGCGCCTGGTGTCATGACCCTTCTTGCCACAGGACGACGCCTGCGAAAAGCCATGGGAGGGGAGGTTACGGCTGGAAGCTTCGGCAGATGATGGGCTCGCAAGCCGGCGTTCCACCAGTGCGACGGCGCGTTGGGCGGCTCTCAGCTGTTGCTAGTCTCCGACAGTTGCATGACAGATGCGGGCAGGCGGAAATTTTTGCGAAAGTACTGTTGTTGTGATGACCGACCGATTCGTGCCAAAGGCTGCCCCTCACCCTAACCCTCTCCCCGTTCTGACGGGGAGAGGGGACGTGCCCCGCGAGACGTTGGCGAGGGACGGAGAGGTCGCGGCTTGGTCCCTTCGCCCCGTTTACGGGAAGAAGGTGGCGGCAGCCGGATGAGGGGCGGCTCTTCAGGCCGGCATGCCGTTGATATGAACTAAAAAAACCGAGGCTGCGCAACACAGCCTCGGCTCAGGGTCGAGCGGCACTGACGAATTCAGCACCACTTCAAAACTTCAGGTCTACTCGCAGACCCGCACGGTTTCGGCGTGGTAGCCGCCGTCATAGCGGTTGCGGACGT from Rhizobium sp. N324 encodes:
- a CDS encoding LacI family DNA-binding transcriptional regulator, whose translation is MKGIRQLAEHLDISIGTVSRALNGKPDVNDETRRRVLAAAEELGYVANQSGRSLRQGMTNVIGLMLEVSRETVENSDDFFLGVTDGLQSVFSRHKLDLVMLPCPDDEDPHEYLKRMVARRLVDALIISATRRTDRRIELLEKARIPFVALGRSASGGSYTWMDLDFEGVAARGVDRLVAKGHRRIAVAAPSSDINLGYIFLDSYRQALQRHGLAFDPALVIRVKSSEQGGYQAGHELLMIDERPTAIILIHELMAIGLYRRLAEAGIVPGRDLAVVGFREEPRTHFLQPSLTSFRMSLRDLGAQLGETLLASMPAYAEHYPQGARNRIWPLELVPGESDAFTLTG